The nucleotide window CTTTTCATTTACATATGATTGGATAGGTGCTTACTACAAAATAAATTGATCTACGCGTAAAATAAGCTCTGCGATTTCTGGTTTTGAAATTTGATCCTCCGCACCAACTTGATCTCCTTTATGTCGCAAATCATCTGTAATTAAGCTTGAGAATATGATAACAGGTAATATTTTCAAATCAGGATTTGTTTTAATTCGCTTCGTTAAATGGTGACCATCCATCTGTGGCATTTCAATATCTGTAATAACAAGCTGAACATGCTCTTCGATATTTCCACCAGCTTTCGCTAATGCTTCTAAATAATTTAAAGCATCTTGACCATTTTCAAAGAAGTCAATATTATCATAGCCTGCTTCATGCATCGTATCATGTAACAGCTTGCGCAATAATGGCGAGTCTTCGGCAATGATAATTTTTTTCTCAGAGCGCTCACGCTTCCCTAATTTTTTGACAGATTCTACACTAATTCCTGAATCTGGGTTAATATCAACCATAATTTTTTCGAAGTCAAGCAAAAGTATCATTTCTTCGTTATGTTTAATAACACCGATAACCTGTGATACACCACCTTGATACATATCAGAAGGCTTTTCAATTTGATTCCATGAAATACGGTGAATTTGTGTAACATTGTCCACATGGAATACAACACGCTGCTTATTAAATTCTGCAACGATATACTTTTGCTGTGGACCATGCTGTAAATGATTAAGTCCTAATACTTTCAACATATCAACAACGGGCAAAACCTCTCCACGTAGCTGAATGATTCCTTCTACATGTGGATGCACATGTGGGATAAATGTCACAGGAATTGGCTGAATAATTTCTTTGACTTTAATTACGTTAATACCAAATTTATTATTAGCTACTTCAAATTCTACGATCTCTAATTCATTAGTACCACTTTCTAATAAAATACCTTTATGATCCAAGGTTACTCGCCCCTCTCTTAAAGCCCCATTTTTTATATACCAATTGTATCACAGCGCAACTATTTGGCATATCACCGTTTTAAAATTTTTACAATTGTCATACTTCTATCTACTAGATAAAATAAAGCCCGAACACTCGTAGCGAAATTTTATAAAAATCCGCTACAGGTGTTCGAGCTTTCAATATTGATAGAAATTTATTTCTCTACATAAATACATTAGCTACTAATAGGACAATTAGCCCTGTAAACCACATTAACGTCGTTGGCACTGACCATACTAAAATTTGCTCCTTAACATTGGTAATGCCTGACATACGATTTACTACCCAGAATAAGCTATCATTAAAGTATGAGAAGACAAGTGCTCCCATCGCAGCTGCTTGTGCAGCTAACGCCATATTGACATCCATTTGCGATAAAATTGGTGCTGAAATGGATGCAGCCGTAATCATCGCTACTGTACCACTACCTTGAACAAGTCGTACTAATGTCGCTACGAAGAATGGAATTAAAAATGCTGGTAACGGCAATTCAGCAATCATGTTTGCAATATAATCACCCGCACCATTTTCACGTAAGACGAAGCCTAATGCGCCACCAGCACCTGTTACAAGAAGAATAATCCCTGCTGACTGAATGCCTTCCTCCATGCGCTCAAGTGTTTCACCACGTGGCATTTTTCTTGCCAACCCGTAAATGGCAAACAATAAACCGATTGCTACCGCAATAATTGGTTTTCCTAAGAAAATTAAAATTCCATAAAAACCTTCCTGTAAATCTAAAGCAACTAAAGTCGTATTTAAGAAAATTAAAATAATTGGCACTAAAATTGGCAGTAAAGATAACATTAAAGAAGGTAATGCTTTGTCATTTTCTCGCTTATCCATCGCATCGCTTAAATCTGAATAACCTACTTTTTCTGTTGGACGAACAAAGCCAGTTTCTGAGTTTTCATCAGGCAATTGATAAATTTTATTGCCTAACCATTTCGCATATAAAATACCGACAATCATTAATGGAATACCGAATAATAAACCGAGACCAATCATAATCCCCATGTCAACGCCAAAAATACCTGCTACGCCTAAAGGACCTGGAGTTGGTGGTACAAGGGAATGCGTAATAACAAGCCCTGATGCTAATGCGACACCAATTGCTACAACGGATTTACCTGTTTTTTTCGATAATGATTTCACTAATGGATTTAAAATAACAAACGCAGAATCAACAAATATCGGAATTGATACAATAAAGCCTGCAATCCCCATTGCCCATTCTTCTTTTCTTTTCCCAACAAAGCGAATTAATGCATAGGCTAAGGTTTCTGCGGCACCTGATACTTCTAGTATTCTTCCCATCATAACGCCTAACCCAATAATAATACCGACAGAAGCTAATGTACTACCAAAGCCTGCTGAAATTGTATCGGCTACAGCGGCTGGCGCCATTCCTCCCACAATACCAGCTATTGATGCAGCAATAAGCAATGCTAAAAATGCGTGAACTTTTGTTTTCAAAACTAATAAAATTAAAACGATAACTCCTAGTATAAGCCCAGCCATTAATTGCGTACCTGATACTGTATCCATCTCTTTTCCCCCTTGAATGTAAGTGTTTTCATTTTAATGGTAAAACGGACTGCCGGGAGAAGTTCCCGACAGTAATTTTATAAGCTATTTTTTGTGAAATTCGGTGCATATTGTGCCGCAACTTTAATACATTCTTCCATGCTAACACTTTCTGCAATGTTTTTCCCTGCGATATCAAATGCTGTCCCGTGGTCAACAGATGTACGTAGGAATGGCAAGCCATTTGTAATCGAAATGGTACGATGGAAATCCGTCATTTTTGCTGCGATATGTCCTTGGTCATGGTAAAGCGATAATACCGCATCGTATTTGCCATTTAGCGCTTGGAAGAAGACAGAGTCTGCTGGTACAGGACCTACTGCATCAATTCCTTCTGCTACAGCTAATTCAATACCTGGTTTAATTTCTTTTACTTCTTCCCAGCCGAATAAGCCGTTTTCACCACTATGTGGGTTTAAGCCTGCTACCGCAAAATGACGACGTTCTACCCCAAGTCGTTGTAGCGCTTTATCACAACGTACTAAATAATCACGCACACGCTCTTTTGTCATCGCATCAATTGCATCCTTCAATGATAAGTGGCGCGTTAAGAAGAAAATGCGCATACCTCTTACTTCAAACATTGTTAATGGGTCTTCTGAGCCTGCTAAATCTTCCAGCATTTCTGTATGCCCAATATAGGGCACTTTTGCAGCCTTTAAAGATTCTTTATTAATCGGTGTTGTCGCAATTGCTTGTACGTCACCCGCCATTGCAAGCTCCACTGATTTTTTAATATATTCAAATGCACCTTGCCCACATTGTGCAGACACTTCACCATACTGTAATTCATTGATATTGATATTGTTTAAATTAATAACGTCCACTGTACCTAGCTCATATTTACCTTCAGCAGGTGTCGTTACTTCATTAATAGTTAAATTTGCACCTACGATTTCAATCGCTTTTTTTAGCACAGCTGCATCACCGATTACTAATGGTTTACATACATCATAAATTTCAGCCTTTGCTAAAGATTTCATCGTAATTTCTGGTCCAATCCCTGCTGGATCTCCCATCGGAATGCCAATAATTGCTCTTTCTTGTGTCATAATTTATTCCTCCTCAATCTTGTTTTGATGTCCATTTGCTGCCATCATCATTAAATGGCGAACACTTGTATAAATCGCTTTTTTATCACCAGCCATACCACCCTTTGTCACGAGTGGAATGCCATCAAAGTAACCACCAATAAATTCTCCATATGCAACGAGCGGTTGAATTTCATCATGTAGTTTAATTCCTTCTACATGACCTAACGAACAAATAGATGCCGTAACATCGCCACCGCTTGAGAAGCAGCCCCCAATTTCAAATTCGCTTTGTTCAATAACAAGTCTTGTAATTTTTCCGAGCCCATCTGCAATGCGCTTAGCTAAAAACTCCTGCTTCATATTTTGCTGCTCAGCGATTTCTTTTAAATCAAGAGGCTCAGAGCCAGGGATATATGTTGTAATAATCAATA belongs to Lysinibacillus louembei and includes:
- a CDS encoding chemotaxis protein, producing the protein MDHKGILLESGTNELEIVEFEVANNKFGINVIKVKEIIQPIPVTFIPHVHPHVEGIIQLRGEVLPVVDMLKVLGLNHLQHGPQQKYIVAEFNKQRVVFHVDNVTQIHRISWNQIEKPSDMYQGGVSQVIGVIKHNEEMILLLDFEKIMVDINPDSGISVESVKKLGKRERSEKKIIIAEDSPLLRKLLHDTMHEAGYDNIDFFENGQDALNYLEALAKAGGNIEEHVQLVITDIEMPQMDGHHLTKRIKTNPDLKILPVIIFSSLITDDLRHKGDQVGAEDQISKPEIAELILRVDQFIL
- a CDS encoding GntP family permease; amino-acid sequence: MDTVSGTQLMAGLILGVIVLILLVLKTKVHAFLALLIAASIAGIVGGMAPAAVADTISAGFGSTLASVGIIIGLGVMMGRILEVSGAAETLAYALIRFVGKRKEEWAMGIAGFIVSIPIFVDSAFVILNPLVKSLSKKTGKSVVAIGVALASGLVITHSLVPPTPGPLGVAGIFGVDMGIMIGLGLLFGIPLMIVGILYAKWLGNKIYQLPDENSETGFVRPTEKVGYSDLSDAMDKRENDKALPSLMLSLLPILVPIILIFLNTTLVALDLQEGFYGILIFLGKPIIAVAIGLLFAIYGLARKMPRGETLERMEEGIQSAGIILLVTGAGGALGFVLRENGAGDYIANMIAELPLPAFLIPFFVATLVRLVQGSGTVAMITAASISAPILSQMDVNMALAAQAAAMGALVFSYFNDSLFWVVNRMSGITNVKEQILVWSVPTTLMWFTGLIVLLVANVFM
- the pdxA gene encoding 4-hydroxythreonine-4-phosphate dehydrogenase PdxA, which produces MTQERAIIGIPMGDPAGIGPEITMKSLAKAEIYDVCKPLVIGDAAVLKKAIEIVGANLTINEVTTPAEGKYELGTVDVINLNNININELQYGEVSAQCGQGAFEYIKKSVELAMAGDVQAIATTPINKESLKAAKVPYIGHTEMLEDLAGSEDPLTMFEVRGMRIFFLTRHLSLKDAIDAMTKERVRDYLVRCDKALQRLGVERRHFAVAGLNPHSGENGLFGWEEVKEIKPGIELAVAEGIDAVGPVPADSVFFQALNGKYDAVLSLYHDQGHIAAKMTDFHRTISITNGLPFLRTSVDHGTAFDIAGKNIAESVSMEECIKVAAQYAPNFTKNSL